One genomic segment of Nitratidesulfovibrio sp. includes these proteins:
- a CDS encoding efflux transporter outer membrane subunit encodes MIRTTCMRKAARLAAAATLVALAVTPLVGCSLIPEYQRPAPDMPPAWNAGGAAGQTAPAATLSPAIPQDWRQVVADAPMARLIDLALANNRDLRVAVLQIEKARAQHAIARADLFPHIDATGGADMGRTSAPLSSTGDAYTSHTYSVGVGFSSFELDLFGRVRSLKEQALEQYLSTDASARSVQLTLVAEVGQAYLTLAADREKLDLAREILETERASFAVVKSRYDKGIAGELDVAQAQTTVDTARVNVATAEAAVTADENSLALLVGAALTPDLTPARKLADVAPLTDLPAGLPSEVLARRPDVVAAEHTLKAANANIGAARAEYFPRIGLTASYGNASTEMNDLFRAGSRTWSFVPQGTLPIFHAGAIRAGVESAEAERDIQVAQYEKTVQTAFREVSDALAQGSSLTTQAEAQASLVRATAKAYELSTQRYERGVDGYLTKLDAQRSHASARQNLVSVLLSRQSNRLTLFKALGGGWNGAPMPGAGHAQVKETGASASAGTN; translated from the coding sequence ATGATCCGCACCACATGCATGCGCAAGGCCGCCCGGCTGGCGGCAGCGGCGACGCTGGTCGCCCTGGCCGTCACGCCGCTGGTTGGCTGCTCGCTGATACCCGAATACCAACGGCCCGCGCCGGACATGCCCCCCGCCTGGAATGCGGGCGGGGCGGCGGGGCAAACCGCCCCTGCGGCCACCCTTTCCCCGGCCATTCCCCAGGACTGGCGGCAGGTGGTGGCGGATGCCCCCATGGCCCGACTGATCGACCTGGCGCTTGCCAACAACCGCGACCTGCGCGTGGCCGTGCTGCAAATCGAAAAGGCACGCGCCCAGCATGCCATCGCCCGGGCCGACCTGTTCCCGCACATCGACGCCACCGGCGGGGCGGACATGGGTCGCACCTCGGCGCCGCTGTCCTCCACGGGCGATGCGTACACCTCGCACACGTACAGCGTGGGCGTGGGCTTCAGTTCGTTCGAACTGGACCTTTTCGGCCGCGTGCGCAGCCTGAAGGAACAGGCTCTGGAACAGTACCTGTCCACCGATGCCTCTGCCCGCAGCGTGCAACTGACCCTGGTGGCCGAGGTGGGGCAGGCCTACCTGACCCTGGCCGCCGACCGCGAGAAACTGGACCTCGCCCGCGAGATACTGGAGACGGAACGTGCCTCGTTCGCGGTGGTGAAAAGCCGGTACGACAAGGGCATCGCCGGGGAACTGGACGTGGCGCAGGCCCAGACCACGGTGGATACCGCCCGCGTGAACGTGGCCACTGCCGAGGCCGCGGTGACGGCGGACGAGAACTCCCTGGCCCTGCTGGTGGGCGCGGCCCTGACGCCAGACCTGACCCCGGCCCGCAAACTGGCCGACGTGGCCCCGCTGACCGACCTGCCCGCCGGGCTGCCGTCGGAAGTGCTGGCCCGCAGGCCCGACGTGGTGGCGGCGGAGCACACCCTGAAGGCGGCCAATGCCAACATCGGCGCGGCGCGGGCGGAATACTTCCCGCGTATCGGACTGACCGCCAGTTACGGCAACGCCAGCACCGAAATGAACGACCTGTTCCGCGCGGGCTCGCGTACCTGGAGCTTCGTGCCCCAGGGCACCCTGCCCATCTTCCATGCCGGGGCCATTCGCGCCGGGGTGGAGTCGGCCGAGGCGGAGCGGGACATTCAGGTGGCCCAGTACGAGAAGACCGTGCAGACCGCGTTCAGGGAAGTTTCCGACGCGCTGGCGCAGGGCTCGTCGCTGACCACCCAGGCCGAGGCGCAGGCCTCGCTGGTGCGGGCTACGGCCAAGGCCTACGAACTGTCCACCCAGCGCTACGAGCGCGGCGTGGACGGTTACCTCACCAAGCTCGACGCGCAACGGTCCCACGCGAGCGCCCGGCAGAACCTGGTGTCCGTCCTGCTTTCGCGCCAGAGCAACCGCCTGACCCTGTTCAAGGCGCTGGGCGGCGGCTGGAATGGCGCACCCATGCCCGGTGCGGGCCATGCGCAGGTGAAGGAAACCGGCGCATCCGCATCCGCCGGGACCAACTGA
- a CDS encoding ATP-binding protein yields the protein MLPDQQGGPIPLFEHSVAPMLLVDPANGTIVDANPAACRFYGHPRERMAGMPISAINTQDEHELTECMAEAFRRDRTAFRFRHRVASGLTREVEVHSGPVWLHGRALLHSVVHDVSSLHDSMQRVERVQRLNDLRAALIHGGAPEEKLRLLAREILSIFGAGSCRIWLARQGDRCDQCPHAGAPCPTTPRNPPICLHLVVEEPPSPCCRPTPADQVRPDPRILRIPFRHGPVGRAASASTRRPVLHATPEADAPLSCDCGMFTAYAIRIGQGISGGVLGVHLPALDPITDMQLEGLAHTAAHLLQAARNAEGTRRALRGLDNRIRKRTAQLRRANQLLRHEVAERRRAEQALRRSRDLLEHGERIGLLGSYWRDLETGQGQWSDNLFRMFGFPVVAEAPSFAQFFEHIHPEDRSRTAEQLHRAMARSADTLVEYRYRGGAGQYRHARQQVTFDTPARTGHKAPMVMHGMVQDITDQRQRDELLRLQRDLLLALGITTTVEDCLGLCLRTALRAESVDAGAAWLRVELPDSPDSPSSHGKHGVPAKPDASNGETRHEWRLVAAQGFPPAVLDRVRRLPSGTPAARLMAAGRPVPETPPEQESCCVLTGDAELDALASASSICCAHLLPVLHEGRAVACLLAGTRGPGAIHKAARHHVEAVAAQGGSAFARIMQQQSLRESEANLRALLNAPRLSAFLLDAAGRVLACNATGAGRLGTTPDAMLGHSLRDYIPDDDLRGRRDNVLASVVATATPATFRDTRGIYIFDHSLYPITDDTGRVHRVAWLAEDVAHEVALERQLRQAQKMEAVGTLAGGIAHDFNNILGVIMSNIEMLRDTGLVGRAAARADRILRAALRAREVVRQLLAFGRPADEPYATMDLCRTVAEALHLGQPSIPASVTLRTLLPATALPVHGDATQIHQVLLNLCTNAVHAMPDGGLLDVSLETLNLGGDEVLRSYPELSPGRYACLSVADSGLGMTAPQLERVFEPFFTTKPQGTGSGLGLSMVHGIVRKHGGTVRAHSQPGQGARFDVLLPLLELVAAAPPDAADASPPTAPFHIPDGHGQPPLHVLVVDDEHDFRQSVAEMLHALGHRSTGTSDAEDALRLLAAGHYDVALLDLHMPGSSGPELARAIRARGFTLPLVLCTGNQNDITAEELEKCELLLISKPFTTEELRNYLLSSLQKA from the coding sequence ACGAGCTGACCGAGTGCATGGCCGAGGCCTTTCGCCGCGACCGCACAGCCTTCCGCTTCCGCCATCGCGTCGCGTCGGGCCTGACACGCGAGGTGGAGGTGCACAGCGGGCCGGTATGGCTGCATGGCCGGGCCCTGCTGCATTCGGTGGTGCACGACGTGTCGTCCCTGCACGATTCCATGCAGCGCGTGGAACGGGTGCAACGGCTCAACGACCTGCGCGCCGCACTCATCCACGGCGGTGCGCCAGAGGAAAAACTGCGCCTGCTGGCGCGGGAAATCCTGTCCATCTTCGGTGCCGGGTCCTGCCGCATCTGGCTGGCCCGGCAGGGTGACCGGTGCGACCAGTGCCCCCATGCCGGGGCTCCATGCCCCACTACGCCACGCAATCCCCCCATCTGCCTGCACCTTGTGGTGGAGGAACCTCCCTCGCCCTGCTGCCGGCCAACCCCGGCGGATCAGGTCCGGCCCGACCCGCGCATCCTTCGCATCCCCTTCCGGCACGGCCCGGTGGGGCGCGCCGCCTCGGCCAGCACCCGGCGTCCGGTGCTGCACGCAACGCCAGAGGCCGACGCCCCCCTGTCCTGCGACTGCGGCATGTTCACCGCATACGCCATCCGCATCGGCCAGGGGATTTCCGGCGGGGTGCTGGGCGTGCACCTGCCCGCGCTGGACCCCATAACCGACATGCAACTGGAAGGGCTTGCCCACACCGCCGCGCACCTATTGCAGGCGGCCCGCAACGCCGAGGGCACCCGTCGGGCCCTGCGCGGCCTGGACAACCGCATCCGAAAGCGCACCGCCCAGTTGCGCCGCGCCAACCAGTTGCTGCGGCACGAAGTGGCCGAACGCCGCCGGGCAGAACAGGCCCTGCGCCGCAGCCGGGATCTGCTGGAACACGGCGAACGCATCGGGCTGCTGGGCAGCTACTGGCGCGATCTGGAAACCGGGCAGGGCCAGTGGTCGGACAACCTGTTCCGGATGTTCGGTTTTCCCGTGGTGGCGGAAGCGCCCTCGTTCGCGCAGTTCTTCGAGCACATCCACCCGGAAGACAGGTCGCGGACCGCCGAACAGTTGCACCGGGCCATGGCCCGCAGCGCCGACACGCTGGTGGAGTACCGCTACCGGGGGGGAGCGGGGCAATATCGCCACGCCCGGCAGCAGGTGACCTTCGACACCCCGGCCCGCACCGGCCACAAGGCCCCGATGGTGATGCACGGCATGGTTCAGGACATCACCGACCAGCGCCAGCGCGATGAATTGCTGCGCCTGCAACGGGACCTGCTGCTGGCGCTCGGCATAACCACCACGGTGGAGGACTGTCTGGGGCTATGCCTGCGCACCGCCCTGCGCGCCGAAAGCGTGGACGCGGGCGCGGCCTGGCTGCGAGTGGAACTTCCCGATTCGCCCGATTCGCCCAGCTCACACGGTAAACACGGCGTACCCGCCAAGCCTGATGCTTCGAACGGCGAAACACGGCACGAATGGCGGCTGGTGGCGGCGCAGGGGTTCCCCCCGGCGGTGCTGGACAGGGTGCGCCGCCTTCCCTCCGGCACGCCCGCCGCGCGCCTGATGGCGGCGGGCCGACCCGTGCCGGAGACCCCGCCGGAACAGGAATCGTGCTGCGTGCTTACCGGCGACGCGGAACTGGACGCCCTGGCCTCCGCCTCGTCCATCTGCTGCGCGCACCTGCTGCCCGTGCTGCACGAGGGCCGGGCCGTGGCCTGCCTGCTGGCGGGCACGCGCGGGCCCGGTGCCATACACAAGGCGGCCCGCCACCATGTGGAGGCCGTGGCCGCCCAGGGCGGCAGTGCCTTTGCCCGGATCATGCAGCAGCAGTCGCTGCGCGAAAGCGAGGCCAACCTGCGCGCCCTGCTCAACGCACCGCGCCTCAGCGCCTTCCTGCTCGACGCCGCAGGCCGCGTGCTGGCCTGCAACGCCACCGGCGCCGGGCGGCTGGGCACCACCCCCGACGCCATGCTGGGGCACTCGCTGCGGGACTACATTCCCGACGACGACCTGCGCGGCAGACGCGACAACGTACTGGCCAGCGTGGTGGCCACGGCTACCCCGGCCACATTCCGCGATACGCGGGGCATCTACATTTTCGACCACTCCCTGTACCCCATCACCGACGATACGGGCCGCGTGCACCGGGTGGCCTGGCTGGCCGAGGACGTGGCCCACGAGGTGGCCCTGGAGCGGCAACTGCGCCAGGCCCAGAAGATGGAGGCCGTGGGCACCCTGGCCGGGGGGATCGCCCACGATTTCAACAATATCCTTGGCGTGATCATGAGCAACATCGAGATGCTGCGCGACACGGGCCTGGTCGGCAGGGCCGCCGCCCGCGCCGACCGCATCCTGCGCGCCGCGCTGCGGGCGCGCGAAGTGGTGCGCCAGTTGCTGGCCTTTGGCCGCCCTGCGGACGAACCCTACGCAACCATGGACCTGTGCCGCACCGTGGCCGAAGCCCTGCACCTGGGCCAACCGTCCATTCCGGCCAGCGTCACCCTGCGTACCCTGCTGCCCGCCACTGCGCTGCCGGTGCACGGCGACGCCACCCAGATCCACCAGGTCCTGTTGAACCTGTGCACCAACGCCGTGCACGCCATGCCCGACGGCGGCCTGCTGGACGTATCCCTGGAAACGCTGAACCTTGGCGGCGACGAAGTGTTGCGCAGCTACCCGGAACTGTCCCCCGGGCGGTACGCGTGCCTTTCGGTTGCCGATTCAGGGCTGGGCATGACCGCCCCCCAACTGGAACGGGTTTTCGAGCCGTTCTTCACCACCAAGCCGCAGGGCACGGGGTCCGGCCTTGGCCTCAGCATGGTGCACGGCATCGTCCGCAAGCACGGGGGCACGGTGCGCGCCCACTCCCAACCGGGCCAGGGGGCGCGCTTCGACGTGCTGCTGCCCTTGCTGGAACTGGTGGCCGCCGCGCCGCCCGACGCTGCCGATGCCTCCCCGCCGACTGCTCCCTTCCATATTCCGGACGGGCACGGGCAACCGCCACTGCATGTGCTGGTGGTGGACGACGAGCACGATTTCCGCCAGTCCGTGGCAGAAATGCTGCACGCCCTCGGCCATCGTTCCACGGGCACCAGCGATGCGGAAGACGCCTTGCGGCTGCTGGCGGCGGGCCACTATGACGTGGCCCTGCTGGACCTGCACATGCCCGGCAGTTCCGGCCCGGAACTGGCGCGCGCCATCCGCGCACGGGGGTTCACCCTGCCGTTGGTGCTGTGCACCGGCAACCAGAACGACATCACGGCAGAAGAACTGGAAAAATGCGAACTACTCCTGATCTCGAAACCATTCACCACAGAAGAACTACGGAATTACTTGCTCTCTTCGCTGCAAAAGGCGTAA
- a CDS encoding class I SAM-dependent methyltransferase produces the protein MPHDTTPHPADALNLASYDAVAPQWNTTRHAFYGREQVYLDLLLEGIAPAVPGTGHDRATRPLVLDAGCGTGRPMAEYVLHRGCDVLGIDQSPAMIELARQHFPQARWRVTALEAYAFDEPCHAIILWDCLFHIPRARHADILAGAVRALCPGGRLMLTVGGSAHPAFTDTMFDREFFYDSHPPEQVADMLRGLSCHILLHEFMNLPTGGREKGRCAFVVRKAG, from the coding sequence ATGCCGCACGACACCACACCCCATCCCGCCGACGCGCTGAACTTGGCCTCGTACGACGCCGTGGCCCCGCAGTGGAACACGACGCGTCATGCCTTCTACGGCCGCGAGCAGGTCTACCTGGACCTGCTGCTGGAAGGGATCGCCCCCGCCGTCCCCGGCACCGGCCATGACCGGGCGACACGCCCGCTAGTGCTGGACGCCGGTTGCGGCACCGGGCGCCCCATGGCCGAATACGTGCTGCACCGTGGCTGCGACGTGCTGGGTATCGACCAGTCCCCGGCCATGATCGAACTGGCCCGCCAGCACTTTCCTCAGGCCCGGTGGCGGGTCACGGCCCTGGAAGCCTACGCCTTCGACGAACCCTGCCACGCCATCATCCTGTGGGACTGCCTGTTCCACATCCCCCGCGCGCGCCATGCGGACATCCTGGCCGGGGCCGTACGGGCCCTGTGTCCCGGCGGACGACTGATGCTCACCGTGGGCGGGTCCGCCCACCCGGCCTTCACTGACACCATGTTCGACCGGGAATTCTTTTACGATTCGCACCCGCCGGAGCAGGTGGCCGACATGCTGCGCGGGCTTTCCTGCCATATCCTGCTGCACGAGTTCATGAACCTGCCCACTGGCGGCAGGGAGAAGGGACGCTGCGCCTTCGTGGTCCGCAAGGCGGGGTAG
- a CDS encoding sigma-54 dependent transcriptional regulator — translation MPEILIIDDDPLVAETLADLAEDMGHVPLRAASLADGLAHADAGFGDVVLLDVMMPDGNGLEALPRFVASPTRPEVIIITGADAEQSAEMAVRNGAWDYITKGAPVSAIRLAVLRALEFRNEKLARTAQQGRQFNPAGLVGTSPAFMECLDLVAKAAHSDVPVLVTGETGTGKELASRAIHENSDRAGRPFVVVDCAALPENLAESVLFGHVRGAFTGADRDAEGLIRQASGGTLFLDEIGELPPILQKTFLRVLQERRFRPVGGRKEVECDFRLLAATNRDLALMARRGEFREDLLYRVRAMHIALPPLRQREGDLRPLAEHFVHQYCERNSLPSRILTQDLLLALGAHHWPGNVRELRNTVETMIAFAGGVRTLYPVHLPEHIRVRHMRATAEGMRPAHTGREGHAEPDSPDLPLAGLSIPTWMTYRDVALERAAVDYFQNLLAYAGGDMTKAQQLSGLSRAQFYRLLRKLR, via the coding sequence ATGCCTGAAATCCTCATCATCGATGACGATCCGCTGGTGGCGGAAACCCTGGCCGACCTTGCCGAGGACATGGGCCACGTCCCGTTGCGGGCCGCCTCGCTGGCTGACGGGCTGGCCCATGCGGACGCGGGCTTCGGCGACGTGGTGCTGCTGGACGTGATGATGCCCGACGGCAACGGGCTGGAGGCCCTGCCCCGTTTCGTGGCATCGCCCACCCGGCCGGAGGTGATCATCATCACCGGCGCGGACGCCGAGCAGTCCGCCGAAATGGCCGTGCGCAACGGCGCGTGGGACTACATCACCAAAGGCGCCCCGGTCAGCGCCATCCGCCTGGCAGTCCTGCGGGCGCTGGAATTCCGCAACGAAAAGCTGGCCCGCACCGCCCAGCAGGGGCGGCAGTTCAACCCCGCCGGTCTCGTGGGCACCAGCCCCGCCTTCATGGAATGTCTGGACCTGGTGGCCAAGGCCGCGCACAGCGATGTGCCGGTGCTGGTCACCGGCGAGACAGGCACCGGCAAGGAACTTGCCTCGCGGGCCATCCACGAGAACAGCGACCGGGCCGGGCGTCCCTTCGTGGTGGTGGACTGCGCCGCCCTGCCGGAAAACCTGGCCGAAAGCGTGCTGTTCGGCCATGTGCGCGGGGCCTTCACTGGGGCCGATCGCGATGCCGAAGGGCTGATCCGCCAGGCTTCGGGCGGCACGCTGTTTCTGGACGAGATAGGCGAGTTGCCCCCCATCCTGCAGAAAACCTTCCTGCGTGTGTTGCAGGAACGGCGCTTTCGCCCCGTGGGGGGCAGGAAGGAAGTGGAGTGCGACTTCCGGCTGCTGGCCGCCACCAATCGAGACCTGGCGCTGATGGCCCGGCGGGGCGAATTCCGCGAGGACCTGCTGTACCGGGTACGGGCCATGCACATCGCCCTTCCCCCCCTGCGCCAACGCGAGGGCGACCTGCGCCCGCTGGCCGAGCATTTCGTCCACCAGTACTGCGAACGCAACAGCCTGCCCTCGCGCATCCTGACCCAGGATCTGCTGCTGGCCCTTGGCGCCCACCACTGGCCGGGCAACGTGCGCGAACTGCGCAATACCGTGGAAACCATGATTGCCTTCGCGGGCGGCGTACGCACCCTGTACCCGGTACACCTGCCGGAGCACATCCGGGTGCGCCACATGCGCGCCACCGCCGAAGGCATGCGGCCCGCCCACACGGGACGCGAGGGCCATGCCGAACCCGACTCGCCGGACCTGCCCCTGGCCGGGCTGTCCATCCCCACCTGGATGACCTACCGCGACGTGGCGCTGGAACGCGCCGCCGTGGACTATTTCCAGAACCTGCTGGCCTACGCGGGCGGCGACATGACCAAGGCCCAGCAGCTTTCGGGCCTTTCGCGCGCGCAGTTCTACCGGCTGTTGCGCAAGCTGCGCTAG
- a CDS encoding efflux RND transporter permease subunit → MSRFFIDRPVFAWVIAIIIMLAGALSILSLPISQYPKIAPTSVTISASYPGASAKTMEDTVTQVIEQKMKGVDSLRYMASTSDSTGQTSITLTFDADTNPDIAQVQVQNKLSLATPLLPQAVQRQGITVNKSTSSFLMIIALASDDPSMTGRDLSDYAATYLLDPISRVDGVGETMLFGAQYAMRVWLDPHRLLNYKMTPSDVSSAITAQNAQLSVGQIGGTPAVPGQGMSFTILSQSLLQTSEEFERIVLRVNQDGSTVRLSDVARVELGSESYDSVSRFNGKPSTGIALKLATGANALDTVKRVRTTMEELSKNLPEGIHCVFPYDTTPFVRVSIEEVVKTLAEAIVLVFLVMYLFLQDMRATIIPTIAVPVVLLGTFGALAAFGFSINMLTMFGVVLAIGLLVDDAIVVVENVERIMTEEGLPPKEATRKSMGEITGALVGIALVLSAVFIPMAFIKGSSGVIYRQFSLTIVSAMTLSVIVAIVLTPALCATFLKPMHKHEHHAQRGFFGWFNRMFDRTSRGYRNQVSGVAGRVGRMMCIYLVLLVGVGFLFLRLPTSFLPEEDQGTIFSLVQLPTGAPQERTLEVLREVEHHYLVEEKETVNSLFTVAGFSFAGRGQNAGLAFVQLKPWDERKGAGMSAAAVAGRAMGAFSRVKNAVIYAFTPPAVTELGNASGFNLFLQDRSGIGHEALMQARNQLLGMAAQNPAIAVLRPNGMEDTPQFQIDIDQAKAGAHGLSMADVNDALSTALGGTYVNDFIDRGRVKKVYLQGDAPFRMMPEDINDWHVRNTQGNMVPFSAFASSRWTYGSPRLERYNGLPAVELLGSAAPGRSTGDAMQAIEEMAAKLPAGVGIEWTGLSYQERMSGSQAPALYAISILVVFLCLAALYESWSVPTAVILVVPLGIIGALAATYGRGLNNDVFFQVGLLTTIGLAAKNAILIVEFAMHLVKAGKPLLEATVEASRLRLRPILMTSLAFLLGVLPMAISTGAGSGSQRAIGTGVIGGMLSATVLAVYFVPVFFVMVYKLATRRRKGAKPGNPDSGTPGTALPSNDNPAGTPGEVTR, encoded by the coding sequence ATGTCCAGATTCTTCATCGACCGCCCGGTCTTCGCCTGGGTCATCGCCATCATCATCATGCTGGCGGGCGCCCTGTCGATACTGAGCCTGCCCATTTCGCAGTATCCGAAAATCGCGCCAACGTCGGTCACCATCAGCGCCTCGTACCCCGGCGCTTCCGCCAAGACCATGGAGGACACCGTCACCCAGGTCATCGAGCAGAAGATGAAGGGCGTCGACAGCCTGCGCTACATGGCATCCACCAGCGACTCCACCGGCCAGACCTCCATCACCCTGACCTTCGATGCGGATACCAACCCCGACATCGCCCAGGTGCAGGTGCAGAACAAGCTCTCGCTGGCCACGCCCCTGCTGCCGCAAGCCGTGCAGCGCCAGGGCATCACGGTGAACAAGAGCACCTCCAGCTTCCTGATGATCATCGCGCTGGCCTCGGACGATCCTTCCATGACCGGGCGCGACCTCAGCGACTACGCTGCCACCTACCTGCTGGACCCCATCAGCCGCGTGGACGGCGTGGGCGAAACCATGCTGTTCGGCGCCCAGTACGCCATGCGCGTGTGGCTCGACCCGCACAGGCTGCTGAACTACAAGATGACCCCGTCGGACGTCAGTTCCGCCATTACCGCCCAGAACGCCCAGTTGTCCGTGGGCCAGATCGGCGGCACCCCGGCGGTGCCGGGGCAGGGCATGAGCTTCACCATCCTGTCGCAGTCGCTGCTGCAAACCAGTGAGGAGTTCGAGAGGATCGTGCTGCGGGTGAACCAGGACGGTTCCACGGTGCGCTTGTCCGACGTGGCCCGCGTGGAACTGGGCAGCGAAAGCTACGATTCCGTTTCGCGCTTCAACGGCAAGCCGTCCACCGGCATAGCCCTCAAGCTGGCCACCGGGGCCAACGCCCTGGATACGGTGAAGCGCGTGCGCACCACCATGGAGGAACTGTCCAAGAACCTGCCCGAGGGCATCCACTGCGTCTTCCCCTACGACACCACCCCCTTCGTGCGGGTGAGCATCGAAGAGGTGGTCAAGACGCTGGCCGAGGCCATCGTGCTGGTGTTTCTGGTCATGTACCTGTTCCTGCAGGACATGCGGGCCACCATCATTCCCACCATCGCCGTGCCCGTGGTGTTGCTGGGCACCTTCGGCGCGCTGGCGGCCTTCGGGTTTTCCATCAACATGCTGACCATGTTCGGGGTGGTGCTGGCCATCGGCCTGCTGGTGGACGACGCCATCGTGGTGGTCGAGAACGTGGAACGCATCATGACCGAGGAGGGCCTGCCGCCCAAGGAGGCCACCCGCAAATCCATGGGCGAGATTACCGGGGCGCTGGTGGGCATTGCGCTGGTCCTTTCGGCGGTGTTCATTCCCATGGCGTTCATCAAGGGTTCCTCGGGGGTCATCTACCGCCAGTTCTCGCTCACCATCGTGTCGGCCATGACCCTGTCGGTCATCGTGGCCATCGTGCTCACCCCGGCCCTGTGCGCCACCTTCCTCAAGCCCATGCACAAGCACGAGCATCATGCACAGCGCGGGTTCTTCGGCTGGTTCAACCGCATGTTCGACCGCACCAGCCGGGGGTACCGCAACCAGGTTTCCGGGGTGGCCGGACGCGTGGGCCGGATGATGTGCATCTACCTCGTGCTGCTTGTCGGCGTGGGCTTCCTGTTCCTGCGCCTGCCCACATCCTTCCTGCCGGAAGAAGACCAGGGCACCATCTTCAGCCTGGTGCAACTGCCCACCGGGGCACCCCAGGAACGTACCCTGGAGGTGCTGCGCGAGGTGGAGCACCACTATCTGGTGGAGGAAAAGGAAACGGTGAATTCGTTGTTCACCGTGGCGGGCTTCAGCTTTGCCGGGCGTGGCCAGAACGCGGGCCTTGCCTTCGTGCAGTTGAAGCCGTGGGACGAGCGCAAGGGCGCGGGCATGAGCGCCGCCGCCGTGGCCGGGCGTGCCATGGGCGCCTTTTCGCGCGTCAAGAACGCCGTCATCTACGCCTTCACCCCCCCGGCGGTGACGGAACTGGGCAATGCCTCCGGCTTCAACCTGTTCCTGCAGGACCGGTCGGGCATCGGCCACGAGGCGCTGATGCAGGCCCGCAACCAGTTGCTGGGCATGGCCGCGCAGAATCCGGCCATCGCCGTGCTGCGCCCCAACGGCATGGAAGACACGCCGCAGTTCCAGATCGACATCGACCAGGCCAAGGCGGGCGCGCACGGCCTGTCCATGGCCGACGTGAACGACGCATTGTCCACGGCCCTTGGCGGCACGTACGTCAACGACTTCATCGACCGTGGCCGCGTGAAGAAGGTCTATTTGCAGGGTGATGCCCCGTTCCGCATGATGCCGGAAGACATCAACGACTGGCACGTACGTAACACCCAGGGCAACATGGTGCCGTTCTCGGCCTTTGCGTCCAGCCGTTGGACCTACGGTTCGCCGCGCCTGGAACGCTACAACGGCCTGCCCGCCGTGGAACTGCTGGGTTCTGCGGCACCGGGGCGCAGCACCGGCGACGCCATGCAGGCCATCGAGGAAATGGCTGCCAAGCTGCCTGCGGGCGTGGGCATAGAATGGACCGGCCTGTCCTACCAGGAGCGCATGAGCGGCTCGCAGGCCCCGGCGCTGTATGCCATCTCCATCCTGGTGGTGTTCCTGTGCCTGGCCGCGCTGTACGAGTCCTGGTCGGTGCCCACGGCAGTCATTCTGGTGGTGCCGCTCGGCATCATCGGGGCGCTTGCGGCCACCTACGGACGGGGGCTCAACAACGACGTGTTCTTCCAGGTGGGCCTGTTGACCACCATCGGCCTTGCGGCCAAGAACGCCATCCTCATCGTGGAGTTCGCCATGCACCTGGTGAAGGCGGGCAAGCCCCTGCTGGAGGCCACGGTGGAGGCGTCGCGGCTGCGGCTGCGGCCCATCCTGATGACCTCGCTGGCCTTCCTGCTGGGGGTGCTGCCCATGGCCATCAGCACGGGTGCGGGGTCCGGCAGCCAGCGGGCCATCGGCACCGGGGTCATCGGGGGCATGCTTTCGGCCACGGTGCTGGCGGTGTACTTCGTGCCGGTGTTCTTCGTGATGGTCTACAAGCTTGCCACACGCAGGCGAAAGGGCGCGAAACCGGGCAACCCGGATTCCGGAACGCCGGGCACCGCCCTGCCTTCCAACGACAATCCTGCCGGAACCCCCGGCGAGGTGACGCGATGA